A single genomic interval of Nitrospirae bacterium YQR-1 harbors:
- the folE gene encoding GTP cyclohydrolase I FolE, with amino-acid sequence MDKEKIKEGIRLIIEGIGEDPGRPGILRTPERVAAMYEELLSGMETPFEQILVPIEGENHDEMVILKDIQFYSICEHHLLPFFGKANIAYIPHKGNIVGIGELAKALDILAKRLQVQERLTTQLADAIMKTLKPRGTMVIIEAEHLCLSMRGLKKPGSRVVTSAVRGIFRTKQSTREEMLELIKGGRD; translated from the coding sequence ATGGATAAGGAAAAAATAAAAGAAGGCATACGACTGATAATAGAGGGAATTGGTGAGGACCCGGGCAGACCCGGCATACTGAGGACCCCCGAAAGAGTGGCCGCCATGTATGAGGAGTTACTGTCGGGCATGGAAACCCCCTTTGAACAAATCCTTGTTCCAATAGAGGGTGAAAACCACGATGAGATGGTAATTCTAAAAGACATACAGTTTTACTCAATTTGCGAACATCACCTGCTGCCGTTTTTTGGTAAAGCCAATATCGCCTACATCCCTCATAAGGGAAACATAGTCGGCATAGGGGAGCTTGCCAAGGCGCTTGACATCTTAGCTAAAAGGCTTCAGGTGCAGGAGAGGTTAACCACCCAACTGGCCGATGCTATAATGAAAACCCTGAAACCACGCGGAACTATGGTCATAATAGAGGCCGAACACCTGTGTCTCAGTATGAGAGGCTTGAAAAAACCCGGCTCACGGGTGGTCACATCGGCTGTGCGCGGTATTTTCAGGACTAAACAGTCAACAAGAGAGGAAATGCTTGAGCTAATAAAGGGCGGCAGAGATTAG
- a CDS encoding 5-formyltetrahydrofolate cyclo-ligase gives MLKEEKAALRKKILSLRDSLDAEEKRQRDSYIKNRLFTLDELRGAQCVMFFASFKSEPDTFPMIEQALTMKKDVILPRVNREKHILEAYKVTGLSSLKPGYMGISEPEPSEAPTAGRIDLIVMPGAAFDRAGGRLGYGGGYYDDFISAMSKKPYLVAICYAGQVVSAVPVESHDVRVDKIVTDCEVIDVNG, from the coding sequence ATGTTAAAAGAAGAAAAAGCGGCTTTAAGGAAAAAGATACTAAGCCTCAGAGACTCACTTGATGCTGAGGAAAAAAGACAAAGGGACAGCTATATCAAAAACAGGCTGTTTACTTTGGATGAGTTGCGTGGCGCACAGTGTGTCATGTTTTTTGCGTCTTTCAAAAGTGAGCCGGATACGTTTCCTATGATAGAGCAGGCACTTACTATGAAAAAGGACGTTATCCTTCCACGGGTCAACAGGGAAAAACACATCTTAGAGGCTTATAAAGTAACTGGTCTTAGCAGTTTAAAACCCGGATATATGGGAATTTCAGAGCCTGAGCCATCTGAGGCGCCGACAGCCGGCCGGATTGACTTAATTGTAATGCCGGGGGCTGCTTTTGACAGAGCCGGAGGACGCCTTGGGTATGGCGGCGGGTATTATGACGATTTTATATCCGCCATGAGTAAGAAACCATATCTTGTTGCCATATGTTATGCCGGGCAGGTGGTATCCGCCGTGCCTGTTGAGAGCCACGACGTCAGGGTTGATAAGATTGTGACCGATTGTGAGGTAATTGATGTCAATGGATAA
- a CDS encoding carbon monoxide dehydrogenase accessory protein CooC, with protein MKIAVTGKGGVGKTTLSSVLSYLYAKEGKMVIAVDADPDANLATALGFSDKEIAGIRPIAEMAELIAERTGAKPGAMGGVFKLNPRVDDIPESCSRTVEGIKLLVMGKSKEASSGCYCPENVFLKRLLKHLVVEREDVVVVDMEAGIEHLTRGTAEGVDAFIVVVEPGKRSIQTALTVRDLAKTLGVSHVFVVAGKVRNTADIEFIKNNIEEMELIGSVRFNDEISEADMKGLAVFRAAPSALKDIETIKSALDDKISKR; from the coding sequence ATGAAAATAGCAGTAACGGGTAAGGGTGGAGTTGGTAAGACAACGTTGTCTTCGGTGTTAAGTTACCTTTATGCTAAAGAGGGTAAGATGGTGATAGCCGTGGATGCCGACCCTGACGCCAATTTGGCGACTGCACTGGGTTTTAGTGACAAGGAGATTGCAGGCATTAGGCCGATAGCTGAGATGGCAGAGCTGATAGCAGAGCGCACAGGGGCAAAGCCCGGAGCCATGGGAGGCGTATTTAAACTTAACCCCAGGGTGGATGACATACCGGAGAGTTGCAGCCGTACGGTTGAGGGAATAAAGCTCCTTGTTATGGGTAAGTCTAAGGAGGCCTCATCGGGGTGCTACTGTCCTGAAAATGTGTTTTTAAAACGTCTCCTTAAACACCTTGTTGTGGAGAGAGAGGACGTTGTAGTGGTTGATATGGAGGCAGGGATAGAGCATTTGACAAGAGGAACGGCTGAGGGGGTGGATGCCTTTATAGTAGTTGTTGAGCCCGGCAAAAGGAGCATTCAAACCGCCCTGACCGTCAGGGATTTGGCAAAAACACTCGGCGTTTCCCATGTTTTCGTTGTAGCCGGTAAGGTCAGAAACACCGCTGATATAGAATTTATAAAGAATAATATAGAAGAGATGGAATTAATTGGTTCAGTGCGTTTCAATGATGAAATATCAGAGGCTGATATGAAGGGGCTTGCAGTATTTAGAGCAGCCCCCTCGGCACTGAAAGACATTGAGACAATAAAAAGTGCACTTGATGACAAGATTTCTAAACGGTAG
- a CDS encoding zinc ribbon domain-containing protein codes for MPIYEYVCQDCHNLFSVLQKMGESGAVCKSCNSTNVKKQFSTFSCSDTSSGYGNNPMPTGGFGGS; via the coding sequence ATGCCGATATATGAGTATGTGTGTCAGGACTGCCACAATCTCTTTTCAGTATTACAGAAAATGGGTGAATCCGGGGCAGTTTGTAAGTCGTGTAATTCAACAAACGTAAAGAAGCAGTTCTCAACCTTTAGCTGTTCGGATACTTCATCCGGTTATGGTAATAACCCCATGCCGACAGGCGGTTTTGGCGGTTCATGA
- a CDS encoding response regulator has translation MANKLLLVNNSVTILKVVELILSEEDFEVVFVNDGQEALEKLKSLVPNIILADVELPKLGGYELCKQVKANKALKDIPFVLLIGAFEALNEQKIKEVGANDYLFKPFDSKEFLNKIHTYVSPSAPAAESVDLGDSSEETHAEEEPIELGESSIMDEKDIDSLFEETHVEETAVFEDDSLHDEKDDFQDFTDNDLTTRELKDVLESLSGDEEESMGDMSDAEPMELENTSMMSDADIEALLNETMVEETVSFDGDIRKLVAESTEESILTDFDTTGDAAPAEQDGKDNGDESIASLFDDMDKEFPEGDVDPTIDLLDEDVGATEIIDQIDLSGIEDDKGAFEDLKELSGSFFVKDEKSSFETADDTDSFTPKEHLYREQPVETTYRPQGDVLLTSFDVISILKRSLDHKVDMLFDEGRIMSVFQDSVNTYVKENFHNISIGLDDRVSEAINRKINDVIGQINLDAIISQVISATIKGILSNTVNEMFKMTKEITERVIKNTLEENIPTLREEVEKVIWETVPQMAEKLIKIEIEQIKSEFI, from the coding sequence ATGGCTAATAAACTTTTGCTGGTAAATAACAGTGTAACCATCCTCAAGGTGGTTGAGCTGATTCTCTCTGAAGAGGATTTCGAGGTTGTTTTTGTAAATGACGGGCAGGAGGCTTTAGAAAAATTAAAGTCCCTGGTTCCAAACATCATCCTTGCCGATGTGGAGCTGCCAAAGCTTGGCGGCTACGAGCTCTGTAAACAGGTAAAAGCTAATAAAGCCCTTAAAGACATCCCATTTGTTTTACTTATCGGGGCGTTTGAAGCCCTCAATGAGCAAAAAATAAAGGAAGTAGGCGCCAACGATTACCTTTTCAAACCTTTTGATTCCAAAGAGTTTTTAAATAAGATACATACTTATGTCTCTCCATCCGCCCCTGCGGCAGAGTCTGTGGATTTGGGCGATAGCAGCGAGGAGACTCACGCTGAGGAGGAGCCCATCGAGCTGGGTGAGTCCTCTATCATGGATGAAAAAGACATTGACAGCCTGTTTGAAGAAACGCACGTGGAAGAGACCGCCGTGTTTGAAGATGATTCCCTGCATGATGAAAAAGATGATTTTCAGGATTTCACGGATAATGATCTAACCACAAGGGAACTTAAAGATGTGCTGGAGAGCCTCTCGGGTGACGAGGAGGAATCCATGGGGGATATGTCTGATGCGGAACCTATGGAGCTGGAAAACACCTCTATGATGAGCGATGCCGATATAGAGGCACTGCTTAATGAAACAATGGTGGAGGAGACCGTTTCTTTCGATGGAGATATCAGAAAACTTGTTGCTGAATCAACTGAAGAGTCCATCCTTACAGATTTTGATACCACTGGGGATGCAGCTCCGGCTGAACAAGATGGTAAAGACAACGGTGATGAATCTATCGCATCTCTCTTTGACGACATGGACAAAGAATTCCCTGAGGGCGATGTTGACCCAACTATTGACCTTTTGGATGAGGATGTGGGCGCAACTGAAATTATTGACCAAATTGACTTATCAGGTATTGAGGATGATAAAGGTGCTTTTGAAGATTTGAAGGAGTTATCCGGTAGTTTTTTTGTTAAAGATGAGAAATCAAGCTTTGAAACTGCCGATGATACAGATAGTTTTACTCCTAAGGAGCATTTATACAGAGAACAACCTGTGGAAACCACATACAGACCGCAGGGAGACGTTCTCCTTACTTCTTTTGATGTTATAAGCATTCTTAAGAGGAGCCTTGACCATAAGGTTGATATGCTTTTTGATGAGGGACGTATTATGTCTGTTTTTCAGGACTCGGTCAATACATATGTTAAGGAAAACTTCCACAATATAAGCATCGGTCTCGATGACCGCGTCTCGGAGGCTATAAACAGAAAAATAAATGATGTTATCGGCCAGATTAATCTCGATGCCATAATAAGCCAGGTAATATCCGCAACCATTAAAGGGATATTATCCAACACCGTTAATGAAATGTTTAAAATGACAAAGGAAATAACAGAGCGGGTCATTAAAAACACCCTGGAGGAAAACATCCCGACACTTAGAGAGGAGGTTGAGAAGGTTATATGGGAGACAGTGCCGCAGATGGCGGAGAAACTGATAAAGATCGAAATAGAACAGATAAAATCGGAATTCATATAG